The Vespula vulgaris chromosome 2, iyVesVulg1.1, whole genome shotgun sequence genome has a segment encoding these proteins:
- the LOC127072901 gene encoding capping protein inhibiting regulator of actin dynamics-like isoform X21 produces the protein MAIAMFAEHGKLNLAGAASEEINQRTSSAHNRHSLTKDVKRRRSLYDEDSLDDDRPDENEARDSTGSAKDVDRARLVRERQNEERQRKLEELRQQALAAQRFREQREEERRRRIDELRSRDNDRRNQVEERKRLICEAERERREAILRKNQEREARIEAKKKNERSHIVFAFGSSTPRMLEPADTGGSTFWGTRRATSTTNVMMFSAAQPLTRRSSERELDGSKKRATSAGGLDRKPGEDMRMSSSMYEVFNWNSSPDPPLTPGKHKRASLSLPPTTDIFAIDDKSDNDTRRPMIQRAVSGEDSDGTPGTPSSVYLRVNRRRTDLMPTIPSPRDGPPTSGRSSSAKAFARSPGRTYSMSRLDQLSQPRKRPTELSTLTEQQSQPLSGSSMSRSMSHLAAASGSKSLKRSDNSRSMGTLPGAVPMPRPTRAERLRRKARELHNQQQQGIRSGEVTPNSPSRPHSSMSQQSASSVGSSNVNLRPRTAAPRRPRPASIAGTGVSVTERHNLSGDAKLTKDSKPPLPKVHSTPKKPSTPKASEIKKPTEKLVKNAKASPRITPKATPLQSPGVEHSPLIREATEIIGHENDIKNGKSEERNEEKKDHGSEKAQDVVETELVDNEDKNEIKNEIKNEVKNEGPIVEQPVPVAAIKQAKDDSNFMQETLSSQESTLKKDDNNKVEKIEKKLTMEQEGESEVDNEEQIDMSASMIAKIRITTEEEAKAALAERRRLAREQAEREAELERLRLEEEARLEAEKLRAEEEEQRRLEEETLRLANEARQAEEQRLKLAIEEAKRREEEDRRRREEEARQKQEKEEAEKKAREEVERQRIEMAERLKKEEEERLARRKRVEAIMLRTRGKNQSNTPTKGEGGDGDKLKEDSPSDENKSAPGSKNEDVMTASLISEATQQFLSSEQRAHHVENVTAPAIVHNGTHSNGINENKIVLDNNQGNVEGGLNGHHTNHGNDINSQSITLDNATVKQNNVTNNLLDLSEFDTLSNNSSGPTLELTLNMAKEDTLNSNLNPTAVPFTPMANTFTSAGANANINPFQDAYVNNKQQESNQMSDLLS, from the exons ATGTGAAGCGCCGCCGAAGTCTCTACGATGAGGACTCCCTCGACGACGATCGTCCTGACGAGAACGAAG CACGAGACTCGACGGGAAGTGCGAAAGATGTTGACAGGGCGAGGCTCGTCCGTGAAAGGCAGAACGAAGAACGACAACGGAAGCTGGAAGAGCTGAGACAACAGGCACTCGCCGCCCAACGTTTTCGGGAGCAGCGAGAGGAGGAACGTCGAAGACGCATCGACGAGCTGAGGTCACGAGATAATGACAG ACGGAACCAGgtagaagaaaggaaacgattGATATGCGAGGCAGAGCGAGAAAGGCGGGAGGCTATCCTCCGAAAGAATCAGGAGAGGGAGGCACGCATCGaggcaaagaagaagaatgagagatCGCACATCGTTTTTGCGTTCGGCAGTTCGACACCACGAATGTTGGAGCCAGCTGATACCGGTGGTTCGACCTTCTGGGGTACACGCAGAGCCACTTCGACGACCAACGTCATGATGTTTTCAGCGGCTCAGCCTTTGACCAGGAGATCCTCCGAAAGAGAACTCGATGGCAGCAAGAAAAGAGCTACTTCCGCCGGTGGACTCGACAGAAAGCCCGGCGAAG ATATGAGAATGTCCTCGTCCATGTACGAGGTGTTCAATTGGAATTCTAGCCCCGATCCTCCCTTAACCCCTGGCAAACATAAGAGAGCCAGCCTCTCTCTGCCTCCTACTACAGACATCTTTGCCATCGATGATAAGTCTGATAACGATACTAGGCGTCCAATGATTCAGCGGGCTGTCAGTG GTGAGGATAGCGACGGAACACCAGGAACACCCAGTTCGGTCTATCTTCGAGTGAACAGGAGACGTACAGACCTGATGCCGACGATACCATCACCCCGTGATGGACCACCGACGTCCGGACGTAGCTCCTCGGCCAAGGCCTTCGCACGTTCCCCAGGTAGGACTTACTCGATGTCGAGACTGGACCAGCTATCTCAGCCTAGGAAACGTCCGACAGAGCTTAGTACATTGACGGAACAGCAAAGTCAGCCTCTCAGTGGTTCTAGCATGAGTCGCAGCATGTCGCACTTGGCTGCTGCCTCAGGAAGCAAGAGCCTTAAGCGCTCGGATAATTCTCGTAGCATGGGTACATTGCCGGGTGCAGTTCCGATGCCGAGACCTACCAGGGCTGAAAGATTGCGTCGAAAGGCTCGTGAGCTTCACAATCAACAGCAGCAAG GTATCCGCAGCGGGGAGGTGACACCGAACAGCCCATCACGACCGCACAGCTCCATGAGCCAGCAAAGTGCCAGCAGCGTGGGTAGCAGTAACGTCAATCTGCGTCCTCGTACGGCTGCTCCGCGTCGACCGCGACCTGCTTCTATCGCCGGTACCGGCGTTTCGGTCACAGAGCGACACA ATCTCTCAGGTGACGCAAAATTAACAAAGGATTCAAAGCCACCACTGCCAAAGGTCCATAGTACTCCAAAGAAACCTTCTACGCCTAAAGCAAGCGAGATAAAGAAACCGACGGAAAAATTAGTAAAGAATGCAAAGGCATCGCCACGGATAACACCAAAGGCGACGCCTTTGCAGAGTCCAGGTGTTGAGCATTCGCCGCTCATTCGCGAAGCCACTGAAATAATTGGACATGAAAATGACATTAAAAATGGTAAATCGGAAGAAAGgaacgaggaaaagaaggatcACGGTTCAGAGAAAGCACAg GACGTAGTAGAGACAGAATTAGTTGATAACGAAGACAAAAACGAgattaaaaacgaaattaaaaatgaagttAAGAATGAAGGTCCGATAGTCGAACAACCGGTACCAGTAGCCGCTATCAAACAAGCCAAGGATGATAGCAATTTCATGCAAGAAACGTTGTCCTCTCAAGAATCCACgttgaaaaaagatgataataataaagtagagaagatagaaaagaaattgacgaTGGAACAGGAAGGTGAAAGCGAAGTCGATAACGAGGAACAGATCGACATGTCTG CTTCGATGATCGCAAAAATTAGAATCACGACGGAAGAGGAAGCCAAAGCTGCCTTGGCGGAACGCAGAAGATTAGCTCGAGAACAAGCGGAAAGGGAAGCGGAGCTTGAGCGTTTACGATTG GAAGAGGAAGCTCGTTTGGAAGCTGAAAAATTACGTGCCGAAGAGGAGGAGCAACGACGCTTGGAAGAGGAAACTTTACGTCTGGCGAACGAAGCACGACAGGCTGAAGAACAAAGATTAAAATTAGCGATCGAAGAAGCAAAACGTCGAGAGGAGGAAGATCGAAGAAGACGAGAGGAAGAAGCTCGTCAAAAgcaagagaaggaagaggctgagaagaaagcgagagaagaagtagaaag ACAACGAATAGAAATGGCCGAACgtttgaaaaaggaagaggaagagagacttGCTCGACGTAAACGCGTCGAGGCGATTATGCTTCGAACACGTGGAAAAAATCAGTCCAATACACCGACGAAG GGGGAGGGCGGAGACGgtgataaattaaaagaagacaGTCCTagcgatgaaaataaatcagcTCCCGGTAGTAAAAACGAAGACGTTATGACAGCGAGTTTAATATCTGAAGCTACTCAGCAATTTTTAAGCAGCGAGCAGCGAGCTCATCACGTAGAAAACGTTACCGCGCCAGCTATCGTGCATAATGGCACGCACAGTAACGgcattaatgaaaataaaatagtattgGATAATAATCAGGGTAACGTCGAGGGAGGATTAAATGGTCATCACACGAATCACGGGAACGATATCAACAGTCAATCGATCACACTGGATAATGCCACCGT CAAACAAAACAACGTGACCAACAACCTGTTAGACCTGTCAGAATTCGATACTCTGAGTAATAACAGTAGTGGTCCAACGCTTGAATTGACGCTCAACATGGCCAAGGAAGACACGCTCAACTCGAACTTGAATCCAACAGCCGTACCATTTACACCAATGGCAAATACCTTTACGTCTGCTGGTGCTAATGCCAACATCAATCCTTTCCAAGATGCTTACGTGAATAATAAACAGCAAGAGAGCAATCAAATGTCAG ATCTTTTGTCCTaa
- the LOC127072901 gene encoding MAP7 domain-containing protein 2-like isoform X25, which translates to MAIAMFAEHGKLNLAGAASEEINQRTSSAHNRHSLTKARDSTGSAKDVDRARLVRERQNEERQRKLEELRQQALAAQRFREQREEERRRRIDELRSRDNDRRNQVEERKRLICEAERERREAILRKNQEREARIEAKKKNERSHIVFAFGSSTPRMLEPADTGGSTFWGTRRATSTTNVMMFSAAQPLTRRSSERELDGSKKRATSAGGLDRKPGEDMRMSSSMYEVFNWNSSPDPPLTPGKHKRASLSLPPTTDIFAIDDKSDNDTRRPMIQRAVSGEDSDGTPGTPSSVYLRVNRRRTDLMPTIPSPRDGPPTSGRSSSAKAFARSPGRTYSMSRLDQLSQPRKRPTELSTLTEQQSQPLSGSSMSRSMSHLAAASGSKSLKRSDNSRSMGTLPGAVPMPRPTRAERLRRKARELHNQQQQGIRSGEVTPNSPSRPHSSMSQQSASSVGSSNVNLRPRTAAPRRPRPASIAGTGVSVTERHNLSGDAKLTKDSKPPLPKVHSTPKKPSTPKASEIKKPTEKLVKNAKASPRITPKATPLQSPGVEHSPLIREATEIIGHENDIKNGKSEERNEEKKDHGSEKAQDVVETELVDNEDKNEIKNEIKNEVKNEGPIVEQPVPVAAIKQAKDDSNFMQETLSSQESTLKKDDNNKVEKIEKKLTMEQEGESEVDNEEQIDMSASMIAKIRITTEEEAKAALAERRRLAREQAEREAELERLRLEEEARLEAEKLRAEEEEQRRLEEETLRLANEARQAEEQRLKLAIEEAKRREEEDRRRREEEARQKQEKEEAEKKAREEVERQRIEMAERLKKEEEERLARRKRVEAIMLRTRGKNQSNTPTKGEGGDGDKLKEDSPSDENKSAPGSKNEDVMTASLISEATQQFLSSEQRAHHVENVTAPAIVHNGTHSNGINENKIVLDNNQGNVEGGLNGHHTNHGNDINSQSITLDNATVKQNNVTNNLLDLSEFDTLSNNSSGPTLELTLNMAKEDTLNSNLNPTAVPFTPMANTFTSAGANANINPFQDAYVNNKQQESNQMSDLLS; encoded by the exons CACGAGACTCGACGGGAAGTGCGAAAGATGTTGACAGGGCGAGGCTCGTCCGTGAAAGGCAGAACGAAGAACGACAACGGAAGCTGGAAGAGCTGAGACAACAGGCACTCGCCGCCCAACGTTTTCGGGAGCAGCGAGAGGAGGAACGTCGAAGACGCATCGACGAGCTGAGGTCACGAGATAATGACAG ACGGAACCAGgtagaagaaaggaaacgattGATATGCGAGGCAGAGCGAGAAAGGCGGGAGGCTATCCTCCGAAAGAATCAGGAGAGGGAGGCACGCATCGaggcaaagaagaagaatgagagatCGCACATCGTTTTTGCGTTCGGCAGTTCGACACCACGAATGTTGGAGCCAGCTGATACCGGTGGTTCGACCTTCTGGGGTACACGCAGAGCCACTTCGACGACCAACGTCATGATGTTTTCAGCGGCTCAGCCTTTGACCAGGAGATCCTCCGAAAGAGAACTCGATGGCAGCAAGAAAAGAGCTACTTCCGCCGGTGGACTCGACAGAAAGCCCGGCGAAG ATATGAGAATGTCCTCGTCCATGTACGAGGTGTTCAATTGGAATTCTAGCCCCGATCCTCCCTTAACCCCTGGCAAACATAAGAGAGCCAGCCTCTCTCTGCCTCCTACTACAGACATCTTTGCCATCGATGATAAGTCTGATAACGATACTAGGCGTCCAATGATTCAGCGGGCTGTCAGTG GTGAGGATAGCGACGGAACACCAGGAACACCCAGTTCGGTCTATCTTCGAGTGAACAGGAGACGTACAGACCTGATGCCGACGATACCATCACCCCGTGATGGACCACCGACGTCCGGACGTAGCTCCTCGGCCAAGGCCTTCGCACGTTCCCCAGGTAGGACTTACTCGATGTCGAGACTGGACCAGCTATCTCAGCCTAGGAAACGTCCGACAGAGCTTAGTACATTGACGGAACAGCAAAGTCAGCCTCTCAGTGGTTCTAGCATGAGTCGCAGCATGTCGCACTTGGCTGCTGCCTCAGGAAGCAAGAGCCTTAAGCGCTCGGATAATTCTCGTAGCATGGGTACATTGCCGGGTGCAGTTCCGATGCCGAGACCTACCAGGGCTGAAAGATTGCGTCGAAAGGCTCGTGAGCTTCACAATCAACAGCAGCAAG GTATCCGCAGCGGGGAGGTGACACCGAACAGCCCATCACGACCGCACAGCTCCATGAGCCAGCAAAGTGCCAGCAGCGTGGGTAGCAGTAACGTCAATCTGCGTCCTCGTACGGCTGCTCCGCGTCGACCGCGACCTGCTTCTATCGCCGGTACCGGCGTTTCGGTCACAGAGCGACACA ATCTCTCAGGTGACGCAAAATTAACAAAGGATTCAAAGCCACCACTGCCAAAGGTCCATAGTACTCCAAAGAAACCTTCTACGCCTAAAGCAAGCGAGATAAAGAAACCGACGGAAAAATTAGTAAAGAATGCAAAGGCATCGCCACGGATAACACCAAAGGCGACGCCTTTGCAGAGTCCAGGTGTTGAGCATTCGCCGCTCATTCGCGAAGCCACTGAAATAATTGGACATGAAAATGACATTAAAAATGGTAAATCGGAAGAAAGgaacgaggaaaagaaggatcACGGTTCAGAGAAAGCACAg GACGTAGTAGAGACAGAATTAGTTGATAACGAAGACAAAAACGAgattaaaaacgaaattaaaaatgaagttAAGAATGAAGGTCCGATAGTCGAACAACCGGTACCAGTAGCCGCTATCAAACAAGCCAAGGATGATAGCAATTTCATGCAAGAAACGTTGTCCTCTCAAGAATCCACgttgaaaaaagatgataataataaagtagagaagatagaaaagaaattgacgaTGGAACAGGAAGGTGAAAGCGAAGTCGATAACGAGGAACAGATCGACATGTCTG CTTCGATGATCGCAAAAATTAGAATCACGACGGAAGAGGAAGCCAAAGCTGCCTTGGCGGAACGCAGAAGATTAGCTCGAGAACAAGCGGAAAGGGAAGCGGAGCTTGAGCGTTTACGATTG GAAGAGGAAGCTCGTTTGGAAGCTGAAAAATTACGTGCCGAAGAGGAGGAGCAACGACGCTTGGAAGAGGAAACTTTACGTCTGGCGAACGAAGCACGACAGGCTGAAGAACAAAGATTAAAATTAGCGATCGAAGAAGCAAAACGTCGAGAGGAGGAAGATCGAAGAAGACGAGAGGAAGAAGCTCGTCAAAAgcaagagaaggaagaggctgagaagaaagcgagagaagaagtagaaag ACAACGAATAGAAATGGCCGAACgtttgaaaaaggaagaggaagagagacttGCTCGACGTAAACGCGTCGAGGCGATTATGCTTCGAACACGTGGAAAAAATCAGTCCAATACACCGACGAAG GGGGAGGGCGGAGACGgtgataaattaaaagaagacaGTCCTagcgatgaaaataaatcagcTCCCGGTAGTAAAAACGAAGACGTTATGACAGCGAGTTTAATATCTGAAGCTACTCAGCAATTTTTAAGCAGCGAGCAGCGAGCTCATCACGTAGAAAACGTTACCGCGCCAGCTATCGTGCATAATGGCACGCACAGTAACGgcattaatgaaaataaaatagtattgGATAATAATCAGGGTAACGTCGAGGGAGGATTAAATGGTCATCACACGAATCACGGGAACGATATCAACAGTCAATCGATCACACTGGATAATGCCACCGT CAAACAAAACAACGTGACCAACAACCTGTTAGACCTGTCAGAATTCGATACTCTGAGTAATAACAGTAGTGGTCCAACGCTTGAATTGACGCTCAACATGGCCAAGGAAGACACGCTCAACTCGAACTTGAATCCAACAGCCGTACCATTTACACCAATGGCAAATACCTTTACGTCTGCTGGTGCTAATGCCAACATCAATCCTTTCCAAGATGCTTACGTGAATAATAAACAGCAAGAGAGCAATCAAATGTCAG ATCTTTTGTCCTaa
- the LOC127072901 gene encoding MAP7 domain-containing protein 2-like isoform X16 yields the protein MAIAMFAEHGKLNLAGAASEEINQRTSSAHNRHSLTKEETMHWFAQIGGDSGTHNFPDNHRNDVKRRRSLYDEDSLDDDRPDENEARDSTGSAKDVDRARLVRERQNEERQRKLEELRQQALAAQRFREQREEERRRRIDELRSRDNDRRNQVEERKRLICEAERERREAILRKNQEREARIEAKKKNERSHIVFAFGSSTPRMLEPADTGGSTFWGTRRATSTTNVMMFSAAQPLTRRSSERELDGSKKRATSAGGLDRKPGEDMRMSSSMYEVFNWNSSPDPPLTPGKHKRASLSLPPTTDIFAIDDKSDNDTRRPMIQRAVSGEDSDGTPGTPSSVYLRVNRRRTDLMPTIPSPRDGPPTSGRSSSAKAFARSPGRTYSMSRLDQLSQPRKRPTELSTLTEQQSQPLSGSSMSRSMSHLAAASGSKSLKRSDNSRSMGTLPGAVPMPRPTRAERLRRKARELHNQQQQGIRSGEVTPNSPSRPHSSMSQQSASSVGSSNVNLRPRTAAPRRPRPASIAGTGVSVTERHNLSGDAKLTKDSKPPLPKVHSTPKKPSTPKASEIKKPTEKLVKNAKASPRITPKATPLQSPGVEHSPLIREATEIIGHENDIKNGKSEERNEEKKDHGSEKAQDVVETELVDNEDKNEIKNEIKNEVKNEGPIVEQPVPVAAIKQAKDDSNFMQETLSSQESTLKKDDNNKVEKIEKKLTMEQEGESEVDNEEQIDMSASMIAKIRITTEEEAKAALAERRRLAREQAEREAELERLRLEEEARLEAEKLRAEEEEQRRLEEETLRLANEARQAEEQRLKLAIEEAKRREEEDRRRREEEARQKQEKEEAEKKAREEVERQRIEMAERLKKEEEERLARRKRVEAIMLRTRGKNQSNTPTKGEGGDGDKLKEDSPSDENKSAPGSKNEDVMTASLISEATQQFLSSEQRAHHVENVTAPAIVHNGTHSNGINENKIVLDNNQGNVEGGLNGHHTNHGNDINSQSITLDNATVKQNNVTNNLLDLSEFDTLSNNSSGPTLELTLNMAKEDTLNSNLNPTAVPFTPMANTFTSAGANANINPFQDAYVNNKQQESNQMSDLLS from the exons ATGTGAAGCGCCGCCGAAGTCTCTACGATGAGGACTCCCTCGACGACGATCGTCCTGACGAGAACGAAG CACGAGACTCGACGGGAAGTGCGAAAGATGTTGACAGGGCGAGGCTCGTCCGTGAAAGGCAGAACGAAGAACGACAACGGAAGCTGGAAGAGCTGAGACAACAGGCACTCGCCGCCCAACGTTTTCGGGAGCAGCGAGAGGAGGAACGTCGAAGACGCATCGACGAGCTGAGGTCACGAGATAATGACAG ACGGAACCAGgtagaagaaaggaaacgattGATATGCGAGGCAGAGCGAGAAAGGCGGGAGGCTATCCTCCGAAAGAATCAGGAGAGGGAGGCACGCATCGaggcaaagaagaagaatgagagatCGCACATCGTTTTTGCGTTCGGCAGTTCGACACCACGAATGTTGGAGCCAGCTGATACCGGTGGTTCGACCTTCTGGGGTACACGCAGAGCCACTTCGACGACCAACGTCATGATGTTTTCAGCGGCTCAGCCTTTGACCAGGAGATCCTCCGAAAGAGAACTCGATGGCAGCAAGAAAAGAGCTACTTCCGCCGGTGGACTCGACAGAAAGCCCGGCGAAG ATATGAGAATGTCCTCGTCCATGTACGAGGTGTTCAATTGGAATTCTAGCCCCGATCCTCCCTTAACCCCTGGCAAACATAAGAGAGCCAGCCTCTCTCTGCCTCCTACTACAGACATCTTTGCCATCGATGATAAGTCTGATAACGATACTAGGCGTCCAATGATTCAGCGGGCTGTCAGTG GTGAGGATAGCGACGGAACACCAGGAACACCCAGTTCGGTCTATCTTCGAGTGAACAGGAGACGTACAGACCTGATGCCGACGATACCATCACCCCGTGATGGACCACCGACGTCCGGACGTAGCTCCTCGGCCAAGGCCTTCGCACGTTCCCCAGGTAGGACTTACTCGATGTCGAGACTGGACCAGCTATCTCAGCCTAGGAAACGTCCGACAGAGCTTAGTACATTGACGGAACAGCAAAGTCAGCCTCTCAGTGGTTCTAGCATGAGTCGCAGCATGTCGCACTTGGCTGCTGCCTCAGGAAGCAAGAGCCTTAAGCGCTCGGATAATTCTCGTAGCATGGGTACATTGCCGGGTGCAGTTCCGATGCCGAGACCTACCAGGGCTGAAAGATTGCGTCGAAAGGCTCGTGAGCTTCACAATCAACAGCAGCAAG GTATCCGCAGCGGGGAGGTGACACCGAACAGCCCATCACGACCGCACAGCTCCATGAGCCAGCAAAGTGCCAGCAGCGTGGGTAGCAGTAACGTCAATCTGCGTCCTCGTACGGCTGCTCCGCGTCGACCGCGACCTGCTTCTATCGCCGGTACCGGCGTTTCGGTCACAGAGCGACACA ATCTCTCAGGTGACGCAAAATTAACAAAGGATTCAAAGCCACCACTGCCAAAGGTCCATAGTACTCCAAAGAAACCTTCTACGCCTAAAGCAAGCGAGATAAAGAAACCGACGGAAAAATTAGTAAAGAATGCAAAGGCATCGCCACGGATAACACCAAAGGCGACGCCTTTGCAGAGTCCAGGTGTTGAGCATTCGCCGCTCATTCGCGAAGCCACTGAAATAATTGGACATGAAAATGACATTAAAAATGGTAAATCGGAAGAAAGgaacgaggaaaagaaggatcACGGTTCAGAGAAAGCACAg GACGTAGTAGAGACAGAATTAGTTGATAACGAAGACAAAAACGAgattaaaaacgaaattaaaaatgaagttAAGAATGAAGGTCCGATAGTCGAACAACCGGTACCAGTAGCCGCTATCAAACAAGCCAAGGATGATAGCAATTTCATGCAAGAAACGTTGTCCTCTCAAGAATCCACgttgaaaaaagatgataataataaagtagagaagatagaaaagaaattgacgaTGGAACAGGAAGGTGAAAGCGAAGTCGATAACGAGGAACAGATCGACATGTCTG CTTCGATGATCGCAAAAATTAGAATCACGACGGAAGAGGAAGCCAAAGCTGCCTTGGCGGAACGCAGAAGATTAGCTCGAGAACAAGCGGAAAGGGAAGCGGAGCTTGAGCGTTTACGATTG GAAGAGGAAGCTCGTTTGGAAGCTGAAAAATTACGTGCCGAAGAGGAGGAGCAACGACGCTTGGAAGAGGAAACTTTACGTCTGGCGAACGAAGCACGACAGGCTGAAGAACAAAGATTAAAATTAGCGATCGAAGAAGCAAAACGTCGAGAGGAGGAAGATCGAAGAAGACGAGAGGAAGAAGCTCGTCAAAAgcaagagaaggaagaggctgagaagaaagcgagagaagaagtagaaag ACAACGAATAGAAATGGCCGAACgtttgaaaaaggaagaggaagagagacttGCTCGACGTAAACGCGTCGAGGCGATTATGCTTCGAACACGTGGAAAAAATCAGTCCAATACACCGACGAAG GGGGAGGGCGGAGACGgtgataaattaaaagaagacaGTCCTagcgatgaaaataaatcagcTCCCGGTAGTAAAAACGAAGACGTTATGACAGCGAGTTTAATATCTGAAGCTACTCAGCAATTTTTAAGCAGCGAGCAGCGAGCTCATCACGTAGAAAACGTTACCGCGCCAGCTATCGTGCATAATGGCACGCACAGTAACGgcattaatgaaaataaaatagtattgGATAATAATCAGGGTAACGTCGAGGGAGGATTAAATGGTCATCACACGAATCACGGGAACGATATCAACAGTCAATCGATCACACTGGATAATGCCACCGT CAAACAAAACAACGTGACCAACAACCTGTTAGACCTGTCAGAATTCGATACTCTGAGTAATAACAGTAGTGGTCCAACGCTTGAATTGACGCTCAACATGGCCAAGGAAGACACGCTCAACTCGAACTTGAATCCAACAGCCGTACCATTTACACCAATGGCAAATACCTTTACGTCTGCTGGTGCTAATGCCAACATCAATCCTTTCCAAGATGCTTACGTGAATAATAAACAGCAAGAGAGCAATCAAATGTCAG ATCTTTTGTCCTaa